In Bacteroidales bacterium, one DNA window encodes the following:
- a CDS encoding VCBS repeat-containing protein → MKFITGSLLSLFIIFSCTSNTSNQDKKAVFGHHEISRPLPGESWGTGGFTLADYDQDGDMDITISRRSNQTVYWFEYQGPDNWKQHVVGKGDGDQLGATSLDIDGNGYPDLIMGRFWFKNPGNLEDNPDKEWKRFDYNGGLPEENHDIGAADFDQDGEKEVVCYSQDAGNGTLRIYNTTESSDWTYDDVSANVNATVEDRDEKGIHGGFAPNGLGDLNGDGYPDIAMPCGWYENPAGEGDDWKLHSWNFTVGVYPNAYGTSMRSWITDIDSDGDNDVIYSDCDVMNSNLWVILNQGDTFKRKKLEAPSEKRASYHSLAVSDFNQDGLPDIFTGEQEDDNHLMKPESGVDERGLLYIQQDVEDEERPKFELQVIHEGNPGWHDTQAGDVDKDGDIDLVTKIWNADEGVYHADFWENKLN, encoded by the coding sequence GTGAAAGCTGGGGAACGGGTGGATTCACCCTTGCCGATTATGATCAGGACGGAGATATGGATATTACCATAAGCCGCCGAAGCAATCAGACGGTGTATTGGTTCGAATATCAGGGTCCGGATAACTGGAAACAACATGTAGTAGGAAAAGGTGATGGGGATCAGCTCGGAGCCACTTCCCTGGACATTGATGGAAATGGTTATCCCGATCTGATTATGGGACGGTTCTGGTTTAAGAATCCCGGAAACCTGGAGGATAATCCCGACAAGGAATGGAAACGTTTTGATTATAACGGAGGATTGCCTGAAGAAAATCATGATATTGGTGCCGCTGATTTTGACCAGGATGGTGAAAAGGAGGTAGTTTGCTATAGTCAGGATGCAGGTAACGGAACGCTCCGCATCTATAATACAACGGAGAGTAGCGACTGGACTTATGATGATGTATCCGCCAATGTTAATGCGACAGTGGAAGATAGAGACGAGAAGGGTATACATGGCGGATTCGCCCCTAATGGATTGGGTGATCTGAACGGAGACGGTTATCCCGATATTGCTATGCCCTGTGGATGGTATGAAAATCCTGCCGGGGAAGGAGATGACTGGAAACTTCACTCCTGGAATTTTACAGTGGGAGTCTATCCCAATGCCTACGGAACCAGTATGAGAAGCTGGATAACAGACATTGATTCCGACGGTGATAACGATGTGATCTATTCCGATTGTGATGTTATGAATTCAAATCTATGGGTAATCCTCAATCAGGGAGATACTTTCAAGCGGAAAAAACTTGAAGCACCTTCGGAAAAGAGGGCTTCTTATCATTCGCTGGCTGTATCAGATTTTAACCAGGATGGATTACCGGATATCTTTACAGGAGAACAGGAAGATGACAATCACCTTATGAAACCGGAAAGTGGGGTAGATGAAAGAGGTTTGCTATACATCCAGCAAGATGTGGAAGATGAGGAAAGGCCGAAATTTGAACTTCAGGTCATTCACGAAGGAAATCCTGGCTGGCATGATACCCAGGCTGGAGATGTAGATAAAGACGGAGATATCGACCTGGTGACCAAAATATGGAATGCCGATGAAGGAGTATACCATGCAGATTTTTGGGAAAACAAACTAAATTGA